In Dermacentor silvarum isolate Dsil-2018 chromosome 2, BIME_Dsil_1.4, whole genome shotgun sequence, the following proteins share a genomic window:
- the LOC119442855 gene encoding LOW QUALITY PROTEIN: F-box only protein 33-like (The sequence of the model RefSeq protein was modified relative to this genomic sequence to represent the inferred CDS: deleted 1 base in 1 codon), protein MSVGWAHGDFAALPSVVLVEIYEYLSFRDKLKASSTCRAWRECLFHPRFWTTLTIRFSRKRNVWRQAEFLAKKCGRFVRHFTLEFDCTSPQIVQQCIAILAFLGENRQLASLCLRPTACVVAWPLRLCDASKCSSNENETIAVYDRFFEVIRQVICTSCHLEYFSLGCLEDLFHHSDSFLTLLSLHQRLSLSQLHLASVKEDPDHYPIPEIHFWHLQQFKCLTALSIDYDYVCDQLLLLLSERSLLLKLVLHVHGLDDRQTVCEGSWLELSRRCPKLRVTITLLHTCEPWSAIKGLLNAAIPLARFQSYFSGGFRSDVFDLLSAQYAETLEAVAVVSALSGSEGIPQRTFAVRAESPVVMLAWRCHRLGSLKLVGHEIADFDLIAVARLRGPQLKELVIPADCVSGSSSGGPYYSELRLSDVKHLETEVSLSLQRTWTLTSFQSPVQDEVGEIRSYMRSLQDLQGYTSL, encoded by the exons ATGTCGGTGGGGTGGGCGCACGGGGACTTTGCTGCCTTGCCGTCCGTCGTCCTAGTCGAAATTTACGAATATCTCTCGTTCAGGGACAAATTGAAGGCTTCCTCTACGTGTCGAGCTTGGCGGGAATGCCTTTTCCACCCGAGATTTTGGACGACGCTTACGATCCGCTTTAGCCGCAAGCGAAACGTCTGGCGACAAGCTGAATTCCTGGCCAAGAAATGCGGCCGCTTTGTGCGTCATTTCACCCTCGAGTTCGACTGCACAAGCCCACAGATAGTGCAGCAGTGTATCGCGATCCTTGCTTTTCTCGGAGAAAACCGTCAACTAGCGTCGCTGTGTCTCCGTCCGACTGCCTGCGTTGTCGCCTGGCCTCTTCGTCTCTGCGATGCCTCGAAATGTTCAAGCAATGAAAACGAAACCATTGCTGTCTACGACAG GTTCTTTGAGGTAATCAGACAAGTCATCTGCACGTCGTGTCACTTGGAATACTTCTCTCTTGGATGCCTGGAGGATCTATTTCACCATTCGGACAGCTTCCTGACGCTGCTAAGCTTGCACCAGCGACTTTCTCTTTCGCAACTACACCTGGCCAGTGTGAAGGAAGACCCTGACCACTACCCCATCCCCGAAATACACTTCTGGCACTTACAGCAGTTCAAATGCCTGACAGCTCTAAGTATTGACTACGATTATGTCTGCGACCAGTTGCTTTTGCTCCTGAGTGAACGAAGCCTGCTGTTGAAGCTGGTGCTGCACGTTCATGGCCTTGATGACCGGCAGACGGTTTGTGAAGGTTCATGGCTTGAATTGAGCAGGCGGTGCCCCAAGCTTCGTGTCACGATCACCCTTCTGCACACCTGCGAGCCATGGAGCGCTATCAAGGGTCTTCTCAATGCTGCCATACCATTGGCCAGGTTTCAGTCCTACTTCAGTGGTGGATTTCGAAGTGATGTCTTCGATTTGCTCTCTGCACAGTATGCTGAAACGTTGGAAGCAGTGGCTGTCGTAAGTGCACTCTCAGGTAGTGAAGGAATTCCTCAACGAACCTTCGCTGTGCGAGCTGAAAGCCCT GTGGTGATGCTAGCATGGCGCTGCCATCGACTAGGAAGCCTTAAATTGGTTG GGCATGAGATAGCAGACTTTGACCTCATTGCCGTAGCACGGTTGCGGGGGCCACAGCTGAAGGAGTTGGTCATTCCAGCTGATTGTGTCTCCGGGAGCAGCAGCGGAGGGCCATACTACAGTGAGCTCCGCCTTTCTGATGTGAAACACCTGGAGACTGAAGTCTCCCTGAGCCTACAGCGGACGTGGACGTTGACCAGTTTCCAGTCCCCTGTCCAAGATGAAGTGGGAGAAATTCGGAGCTACATGCGCTCTTTACAAGACCTTCAGGGTTATACAAGCCTGTAG
- the LOC119440744 gene encoding LOW QUALITY PROTEIN: chondroitin sulfate synthase 1 (The sequence of the model RefSeq protein was modified relative to this genomic sequence to represent the inferred CDS: inserted 2 bases in 2 codons; deleted 1 base in 1 codon) — CDTSPFKRTQGSPKPRLLFVGVMTAEKYLSTRALAIQRTWGKALSGRLAFFSSGSSHWDGEEKLPLVALRGVDDSYPPQKKSFLMLKYMHDHYIDQYEWFMRCDDDVYVHVERLERFLRSVNSSKPQYIGQAGLGNKEEFGQLSLEPDENFCMGGPGVLFSREXLRRLVPHISTCLKHLYSTHXDVEVGRCVRRHVGIPCTWSYEMQTIFYHNFFGEVALKGRVRRREVHRSLRCTQSRTLVKCTRCMHILVDFVHKS, encoded by the exons TGTGACACATCTCCTTTTAAACGAACTCAGGGCTCACCAAAGCCTCGCCTTCTATTCGTTGGCGTGATGACGGCGGAGAAGTATCTGTCTACACGAGCTCTCGCAATCCAGCGCACTTGGGGCAAAGCCTTGAGCGGAAGGCTCGCTTTCTTCTCAAGCGGCTCGTCACATTGGGACGGCGAGGAGAAACTACCTTTGGTCGCTCTCCGCGGCGTTGATGATTCGTATCCGCCGCAGAAGAAGTCCTTTCTCATGCTTAAGTACATGCACGATCACTATATCGACCAGTACGAATGGTTCATGCGCTGCGACGATGACGTTTACGTGCACGTCGAAAGACTAGAGCGCTTCCTCCGCTCTGTTAATTCAA GCAAGCCACAGTACATTGGTCAAGCTGGTCTAGGAAACAAAGAAGAATTTGGCCAGTTGAGCCTTGAACCCGATGAGAAC TTTTGCATGGGTGGACCTGGTGTGCTTTTCAGTAGGG ACCTTCGACGTCTTGTTCCACACATCTCAACCTGCCTGAAGCATCTTTATTCAACCC GAGATGTTGAAGTTGGCCGTTGTGTCAGACGTCACGTTGGCATCCCTTGCACTTGGTCTTACGAA ATGCAAACAATTTTTTATCACAACTTTTTCGGCGAGGTGGCTCTGAAAGGTCGCGTGAGGCGACGTGAAGTGCACAGGTCACTACGCTGCACCCAATCAAGGACCCTCGTGAAATGTACAAGGTGCATGCATATTTTGGTGGATTTCGTGCACAAGAGCTGA
- the LOC119442858 gene encoding F-box only protein 33 encodes MSVGWAHGDFAALPSVVLVEIYEYLSFRDKLKASSTCRAWRECLFHPRFWTTLTIRFSRKRNVWRQAEFLAKKCGRFVRHFTLEFDCTSPQIVQQCIAILAFLGENRQLASLCLRPTACVVAWPLRLCDASKCSSNENETIAVYDRFFEVIRQVICTSCHLEYFSLGCLEDLFHHSDSFLTLLSLHQRLSLSQLHLASVKEDPDHYPIPEIHFWHLQQFKCLTALSIDYDYVCDQLLLLLSERSLLLKLVLHVHGLDDRQTVCEGSWLELSRRCPKLRVTITLLHTCEPWSAIKGLLNAAIPLARFQSYFSGGFRSDVFDLLSAQYAETLEAVAVVSALSGSEGIPQRTFAVRAESPVVMLAWRCHRLGSLKLVGHEIADFDLIAVARLRGPQLKELVIPADCVSGSSSGGPYYSELRLSDVKHLETEVSLSLQRTWTLTSFQSPVQDEVGEIRSYMRSLQDLQGYTSL; translated from the exons ATGTCGGTGGGGTGGGCGCACGGGGACTTTGCTGCCTTGCCGTCCGTCGTCCTAGTCGAAATTTACGAATATCTCTCGTTCAGGGACAAATTGAAGGCTTCCTCTACGTGTCGAGCTTGGCGGGAATGCCTTTTCCACCCGAGATTTTGGACGACGCTTACGATCCGCTTTAGCCGCAAGCGAAACGTCTGGCGACAAGCTGAATTCCTGGCCAAGAAATGCGGCCGCTTTGTGCGTCATTTCACCCTCGAGTTCGACTGCACAAGCCCACAGATAGTGCAGCAGTGTATCGCGATCCTTGCTTTTCTCGGAGAAAACCGTCAACTAGCGTCGCTGTGTCTCCGTCCGACTGCCTGCGTTGTCGCCTGGCCTCTTCGTCTCTGCGATGCCTCGAAATGTTCAAGCAATGAAAACGAAACCATTGCTGTCTACGACAG GTTCTTTGAGGTAATCAGACAAGTCATCTGCACGTCGTGTCACTTGGAATACTTCTCTCTTGGATGCCTGGAGGATCTATTTCACCATTCGGACAGCTTCCTGACGCTGCTAAGCTTGCACCAGCGACTTTCTCTTTCGCAACTACACCTGGCCAGTGTGAAGGAAGACCCTGACCACTACCCCATCCCCGAAATACACTTCTGGCACTTACAGCAGTTCAAATGCCTGACAGCTCTAAGTATTGACTACGATTATGTCTGCGACCAGTTGCTTTTGCTCCTGAGTGAACGAAGCCTGCTGTTGAAGCTGGTGCTGCACGTTCATGGCCTTGATGACCGGCAGACGGTTTGTGAAGGTTCATGGCTTGAATTGAGCAGGCGGTGCCCCAAGCTTCGTGTCACGATCACCCTTCTGCACACCTGCGAGCCATGGAGCGCTATCAAGGGTCTTCTCAATGCTGCCATACCATTGGCCAGGTTTCAGTCCTACTTCAGTGGTGGATTTCGAAGTGATGTCTTCGATTTGCTCTCTGCACAGTATGCTGAAACGTTGGAAGCAGTGGCTGTCGTAAGTGCACTCTCAGGTAGTGAAGGAATTCCTCAACGAACCTTCGCTGTGCGAGCTGAAAGCCCAGTGGTGATGCTAGCATGGCGCTGCCATCGACTAGGAAGCCTTAAATTGGTTG GGCATGAGATAGCAGACTTTGACCTCATTGCCGTAGCACGGTTGCGGGGGCCACAGCTGAAGGAGTTGGTCATTCCAGCTGATTGTGTCTCCGGGAGCAGCAGCGGAGGGCCATACTACAGTGAGCTCCGCCTTTCTGATGTGAAACACCTGGAGACTGAAGTCTCCCTGAGCCTACAGCGGACGTGGACGTTGACCAGTTTCCAGTCCCCTGTCCAAGATGAAGTGGGAGAAATTCGGAGCTACATGCGCTCTTTACAAGACCTTCAGGGTTATACAAGCCTGTAG